The following coding sequences are from one Ornithodoros turicata isolate Travis chromosome 1, ASM3712646v1, whole genome shotgun sequence window:
- the LOC135378776 gene encoding uncharacterized protein LOC135378776 — translation MSTSTGTRCYVPGCMNSSAANPELTFHRPRDNDTKRKWEAAIASRYPAMEKERRVPHICSSHFSDEAYLETDIMQVRLGFAPKRKRLKPDAMPTLFPEQVESLDMPSDEIQSGSVMESASFEAEEPSTSGTACPVSQQMAPIIIPHDEPGGVPSTSGTSACSLSQHMAPTTLPEGVLILDGLPLNPLIPYQTVSQYGFLYTLVPYVPLIESRKMGHKNTQTAVPTATLGTQTRILMPSKASQTNLTLPPGSSLSFTSSEMTECPEDSVGESAVLSTAEVFLHDVGTSQLFDASLEMSHDKDRSSTPVPEQLDTTVGSSSQPDPMDATFHLSTATESSDTEDDEYEKQQQPGHSKSRSRQTVNPEERFFLVAESSLQELLCVCPFCMSDEARVDTTTRGTSVKSTTVCSCGKERTWHSQPWVKDRPLGNILLCSAILFSGVNIRKAFRMLDMMKVATLTKSQYFRTQKQHLFPAVNDVYMSKQADILDQLRPVPLVLAGDGRCDSPGHTALYGTYTLLETAVNRIIHFELVKSTEVSSSNAMEAYGLQKCLAFLEVQDMVVDSLVTDRHSGIKAMLRESCPHIKHRFDVWHVVKGIKKKLIALSRSTKHNVVKLWIESLTRHAYWCPKTSGDDGELCIAKWVSALNHIVDIHEHDDPLYPVCYHGPLSEPRQWLKEDTETYRRVRDILMAPMLLRDVPMLSSHGQTYGLEAFHSVLIHFLPKSYSFSDEGMVARTQLAILHYNENADRAQLEREGTKQYRLKPSKLKKTWVPVPLKEDATYDYTSILTGEVLSRVEKHLKEPVSVEIGPPRAATYGERPALAQAVEKHQARFQK, via the exons ATGTCAACGAGTACAGGAACGCGTTGTTATGTTCCTGGCTGCATGAATTCGTCCGCGGCCAACCCGGAACTAACGTTTCACCGACCGAGGGACAATGACACAAAACGAAAATGGGAGGCGGCCATCGCCAGCAGATATCCTGCTATGGAGAAAGAACGTCGTGTTCCGCACATATGTTCTTCACATTTCTCTGACGAAGCTTATCTGGAGACAGACATCATGCAGGTTCGCCTCGGGTTCGCTCCAAAACGAAAGCGGCTAAAACCTGACGCTATGCCTACGTTGTTCCCGGAACAAGTGGAAAGCCTTGACATGCCCAGTGACGAG ATTCAGTCAGGCAGCGTGATGGAGTCTGCTTCATTTG AAGCAGAAGAGCCATCTACAAGTGGCACCGCATGTCCTGTCTCACAGCAGATGGCACCAATAATAATACCACATGATG AACCAGGAGGAGTGCCGTCTACGAGTGGTACCAGTGCATGTTCTCTTTCACAGCACATGGCACCAACGACATTACCAGAAGGTG TACTCATCCTGGATGGACTACCCCTCAACCCTTTGATTCCATACCAGACAGTCAGCCAATATGGCTTCCTGTACACCTTGGTGCCATATGTGCCTCTAATTGAAAGTAGAAAAATGGGGCACAAGAACACTCAGACTGCTGTTCCAACTGCCACACTTG GAACTCAAACCCGAATCCTTATGCCAAGCAAGGCAAGTCAAACGAACTTGACCCTTCCACCTGGCAGTAGCCTCTCCTTCACGTCATCTGAAATGACGGAATGCCCAGAAGACAGCGTGGGTGAAAGTGCAGTGCTTTCCACAGCAGAGGTTTTTTTGCATGATGTGGGCACCTCACAACTCTTTGATGCCTCACTTGAAATGTCTCATGACAAGGACCGGAGCTCCACTCCAGTACCTGAGCAGTTGGATACGACAGTTGGATCCTCCAG CCAACCTGACCCTATGGATGCGACGTTTCACCTGTCCACAGCAACGGAGAGCTCGGATACTGAAGA TGATGAATACGAGAAGCAGCAGCAGCCTGGGCACTCAAAATCTCGCAGTCGTCAAAC AGTAAATCCGGAGGAGCGGTTCTTCCTAGTCGCTGAGTCCAGCCTGCAAGAACTGTTGTGTGTCTGCCCCTTCTGCATGAGTGATGAAGCTCGTGTTGACACTACAACAAGGGGAACATCTGTAAAGTCTACAACTGTTTGCAGCTGTGGCAAAGAGCGTACTTGGCACAGCCAACCATGGGTGAAGGACAGGCCACTTGGCAACATCCTGCTATGTTCTGCCATTCTGTTTTCCGGGGTCAACATCAGAAAAGCATTTCGAATGCTTGATATGATGAAGGTGGCCACCCTAACGAAGTCACAGTACTTCAGGACGCAGAAGCAGCACCTTTTCCCTGCTGTGAATGAC GTCTACATGAGTAAGCAGGCTGATATCCTGGACCAGCTTCGTCCAGTGCCCCTGGTCCTTGCCGGAGACGGCAGGTGTGACTCACCTGGCCACACAGCACTCTATGGTACATACACTCTTCTGGAGACAGCTGTCAACCGCATTATCCACTTCGAATTGGTGAAG TCAACCGAGGTCTCCAGCAGCAATGCCATGGAAGCGTACGGCCTTCAGAAATGCCTAGCATTCCTCGAGGTCCAAGACATGGTTGTGGACAGTTTAGTCACTGACCGCCATTCTGGGATCAAGGCCATGCTGAGGGAGTCCTGCCCACATATTAAACACCGATTTGATGTGTGGCACGTCGTGAAGG GTATCAAGAAGAAGCTCATAGCCCTGAGCCGCTCCACAAAGCACAATGTTGTAAAACTGTGGATTGAGAGCCTGACCAGGCATGCCTATTGGTGTCCGAAAACGAGTGGGGATGATGGGGAATTGTGCATCGCAAAGTGGGTGTCGGCACTTAACCATATTGTCGACATTCATGAGCATGACGACCCCCTGTACCCAGTTTGCTACCATGGTCCGCTTTCGGAACCACGACAGTGGCTCAAAGAAG ATACAGAGACCTACAGACGAGTGAGGGATATCCTGATGGCACCTATGCTCCTGAGGGACGTCCCAATGCTCTCCTCGCACGGGCAAACTTACGGACTAGAGGCTTTCCACAGTGTCCTCATCCATTTCCTGCCAAAGTCCTATTCATTTTCGGACGAGGGGATGGTCGCCAG GACACAGCTGGCTATCCTCCACTACAATGAAAATGCGGACCGCGCGCAGTTGGAGAGGGAAGGTACGAAACAGTACCGCTTGAAGCCATCCAAGCTCAAGAAAACGTGGGTACCCGTACCTCTAAAGGAAGATGCTACGTATG ACTATACATCAATCCTCACTGGCGAGGTGTTGTCTCGCGTAGAAAAACACCTAAAGGAGCCTGTTTCTGTGGAAATTGGACCACCACGTGCAGCAACATATGGTGAAAGACCAGCTTTGGCACAAGCTGTGGAAAAGCACCAGGCCAG GTTCCAGAAGTGA